The sequence below is a genomic window from Acidimicrobiia bacterium.
CCGGACGGTTCGGCTCTTACATTTCCAGGCGGGTCTGTTCCGGTTCCGCGGGGTCATAACAGAGTCGGCATCGAGCTTCGTACGAATCGGTTGCGCCCAGGACCACCAGTTCATCGCTGTCGACGATTCTCTGGGTAAACGCCGCCGGCGCCCCACACCGATGGCACACCGCCAGCATCTTCGTAACGTACTCGGATCGGGCGGCCAGCCGGGGAATCGGATCAAACGGGCGCCCGAGGTAATCGAGGTCAAGGCCCGCCACAATGACCTGTTTGCCGGCCACCGCCAGGGCTTCGCACACCGCCACGAGACCCTCGTCAAAAAATTGGCCTTCATCGACGCCGATGACGATGGTCTCTTTGTTTACCGCCCGCAACAGGGCAGCCGATGAGTCAACTGGTTGAGCATCGACCCGCAGGCTCGAGTGGGAGGTGACCTGACTCAGCGAATAGCGAGTGTCAAGACCCGGCTTGAACGTCTGAACGGGAATTCGGGCGATCATGGAGCGGGTCACCCTCCGGATCAACTCTTCGCTTTTGCCAGAGAACATGGGACCGCATACGACCTCCACCCACCCTCGTTCGCCTCTCCGTTCCACCCGATCTCCTTAAGACTTGCTTCGCGCCGGTTTCAGATCCCGGTGCCGCCACACCGAGTGTGCCACACCGAGGGCCATGCACATAGCCAGCATGGACGAACCCCCGGCGCTCATAAACGGTAGCGGGAGCCCGGTGACGGGCATCACGGCCAGGGTCATGCCGACATTGACAATGACATGAAAAACGAACAGCCCGGCGACTCCGACGGCAATCAGAGAGCCAAATCGATCAGATGCTGCGGTCGCAATACGGAGCAAACGCAGGATTATCAGCGCATAGGCAAAGAGAACGAGGGCTCCCCCGATGAAGCCCAATTGCTCACCAACCGCGGTGAAGATGAAGTCGGTTTCCTGCTCAGGCACAAACGATCGTTCGGTGAGCGCTCCGTTGAAGAGTCCGCGACCGAAGAGTTGACCTGATCCGATCGTCGTGAGGGAGTTGAGAACGTTATACCCGGACCCGAGCTTGTCGGCAGCTGGATCGAGAAAGCTCGTGAGCCTGGCAAGTTGATAATCCAACAGCAACTCGTATTTGAAGATGATCCAGACGCCAAGTCCGGCGAGCGAAAAGAGGCCGGACAGCTGCCAGATAGTCGCCCCGGCCGCGAATAGGACAACGATCGTGACAAATCCGAAGGCCAGAGCCGTGCCAAGGTCTGGCTGGAGGACGATGAGGGCTCCGGGAAGCGCCAGCATCAACAGGGCCGCCCCAAGCCGGCGCCACGTCAAGTCTTCGTCGTCGAACGTGCCGGCAAGCACGGCGGCCAGCAGCAGGATGACGGACAGTTTGGCAAACTCCGATGGCTGAAGGTTGAACCCGCCAGGAAGTGACAACCATCGGTTGGTACCGGCGACCTTCGCCTGGGCGAACACGATCGTAAGCATGAAGATCGTTACCGCATATACCACCGGAGAGAACAGGCGGAACTCCCGGTAGTCCATCCAGGACAACAGGAGAAACAGGCCAAGGCCGATACCGGCAAAGACGACCTGGCGTTCCATCAAACGAGAGCCATCAAGATCCCGACTGGCCGAATACACCATCAAGATACCGAATGAAATGAGCAAGATCATCGACAGCAGGAGCAGAATATCGATGGGCGTTGACTTGGCCCCCTCCTGTTCGGAAGAAGTTTTCGATTCCATGAACAGGGCCATTAGAACCCTGCTCCGATCGGGTCGACGGTCTCGCCGAACAGGTACTGGAAGATTTGCCTGGCCACCGGGGCGGCTGACGTACCGCCACCACCACCGTCTTCAAGCACCACAGCGATCACCCACTCGGGGTCGGCAATAGGAGCCATGCCGACAAACCACGCCGTATTCGGATGCCCGGCCCGCTGGGCCGTACCGGTCTTTCCGCCAACGAGAAATCGGTTCTCCATCGAACGGAACGCACTGAACGCGGTGCCCGACTCAGGGCCGATGGTCCGGGTCAAGTCCTCCCGGATGAGGTTCTCGAACTCCTCTGACCATTCGATCTGGTTACGGATACCGCTCTGGAGGTCTGTGATGGTCCCATCACTGCCAATGATTTGATCGACCACCGTCGGTTCCCAAACGGTACCGCCATTGACGAGCGCCGCATATCCGACCGCCATTTGGAGCGGCGTCGCCAGGGTTTCGCCCTGACCGATCGCCACGTTCATGAGGTCGCCGCCGACCCATAGGTTCCCATTCTTGCGAGTCTCCGAAATCAAGCCGGGTGATTCGACAAGCCACTGTTCGAAGAGTTCGCGGTCCGGCACCCGACCGGCCCGTTCGCCCCAAAGGTCGATCCCGGTCAGCGAACCGAGGCCGACGCTCCGGGCATACCGCTGCAAGATGTTCTCTTTGTCCGTCCCCTGATACTTCCCCCAAATGGCCAAAGCCACTTCCCAGAAGTAGATGTTGCACGACTCGCCGAGCGCAGTGTGCAAGTCCACGGTCCCGTGTCCAGGGTCGGTGAATCGTTTCTGGGATCCGTCGTCAAGCCCGTTGGCTGTCAGCACGCCTGTGCACTCAATCGATCCGTCCGGTGTCTGCCTGCTGGCCGAATCCGGGTATATGCCTTCCTCAATGGCCGTCGCATACACGAACGCCTTCATGGTCGAACCGGGTGGATACAAACCCTGAATGGCGAGGTTGTTGAACGCCTGCGAGTCCCGGAGGGTTTCATATTCTGTCTGGGTCAAGCCAATAACGAACTGTGCCGGGTCAAAAGTCGGAAAAGAAGCCATGGCCTTGATCTCTCCGGTTTTTGCGTTGAGAACGACGACCGCCCCACGTTGCGGGTCGGTGTCCTTCAGGGTCTTGGCCCATTCAATGCCAGCCGCCAGCGCGTTTTCGACGGTCATCTGTAAACCCGCGTCAAGGGTCATCTGGACCGTGCCGCCCTGTTTGGCCGGTACCGTCCTTCGTTCGCCATATGGGGTCCCGTCGGGAAGCACCTGGTAGAACTCGGCGCCTGGTGCACCCTGGAGGTATTTGTCGTAGCTTCCCTCTACGCCAAGCTTGCCTACGGTCCCATTCGGATCCAGCTCACTATTGGCCCCCAGGTCCTCTTTGGAAACCCGTCCGATATGGCCAACCACATGGGCCATGAACGCTCCCTGTGGATATACCCGTTGGGGGACGTTGCGAATGGAGACACCGGGAAAGCGACTTTTGTTGGTCATTATGAAATAGGCGACTTCGGGCGTCACGCCATCAACGGTGAACGTGGAGCCCGAACCGGCCAACGCGAACAACTCGGCGATCTCGGCCGGGTCCCTGGCCAGGACTCCGGCCAGTTCCTGGATGACGCTTGGCTCGATGTCCGATGGAATTTGCGAGCGGGTTACCACCACCCCCGGCACTTGAACAGAGGTGGCCAGGACCTCTCCATTGGCGTCAACGATGTCACCCCGGGCCGCGGTGCTCTGTGACTCGGACCATTCGAGCGACTGGGACTTCTGGACGTGTTCAGGGCCTTCGGCAATCTGCACGACCCACAACCGGGTGACCAGGGCACCGAACATAAGTGCGAACACCGTTGCGAGGGCGGCGACCCGGATCTCCAACCTCATAGGAGCACTTTCTCCTTGACCATCACCCTTTTGATCAACGGACCGACGGCTATCGACAGCACCCCGTTGAAAAGCGGAAAGAGCACGAACGTCTGTACCACGCTGATACCTCTCAGGCTTCCCTGTCCGAACAGAGTACCCACCATGGTGAACAACACGACACCGGCAAACGAGAGGACGACCACCGCGATGGCGGCCGACAAGTGAGAGCCCTCCGAACTGGTGGCCAGCCGTACGGCTCCGTACGCCAGGATGGTGAAAACCATGGCCCTGAGTCCAATGGGAGTCGTGCCGTTGAGGTCGTAGAGTACGCCGCCGGTGAACCCGAGTAGCAGTGCAGGTTCCGGATCGAGCCATCTGGCCGAGACGAGAACGACGACCATGACGATATCGGCCACCACGCCAAGATCGTCGAGGCGACTGAACAGGGTCGTCTGGACGATCACGGCCAGGGCCACCAAAGCGAGACCCCAGACAATCGATCTGGCGTTCACGGAGTGTCCCCACCATCGGGCGGAAGCGTGGTGGTGGTCGTGGTGTTGTCCGTACCTGTCACGATGGGTGCACCACCATATTGCACCACGAT
It includes:
- the rodA gene encoding rod shape-determining protein RodA; this encodes MALFMESKTSSEQEGAKSTPIDILLLLSMILLISFGILMVYSASRDLDGSRLMERQVVFAGIGLGLFLLLSWMDYREFRLFSPVVYAVTIFMLTIVFAQAKVAGTNRWLSLPGGFNLQPSEFAKLSVILLLAAVLAGTFDDEDLTWRRLGAALLMLALPGALIVLQPDLGTALAFGFVTIVVLFAAGATIWQLSGLFSLAGLGVWIIFKYELLLDYQLARLTSFLDPAADKLGSGYNVLNSLTTIGSGQLFGRGLFNGALTERSFVPEQETDFIFTAVGEQLGFIGGALVLFAYALIILRLLRIATAASDRFGSLIAVGVAGLFVFHVIVNVGMTLAVMPVTGLPLPFMSAGGSSMLAMCMALGVAHSVWRHRDLKPARSKS
- the mreD gene encoding rod shape-determining protein MreD translates to MNARSIVWGLALVALAVIVQTTLFSRLDDLGVVADIVMVVVLVSARWLDPEPALLLGFTGGVLYDLNGTTPIGLRAMVFTILAYGAVRLATSSEGSHLSAAIAVVVLSFAGVVLFTMVGTLFGQGSLRGISVVQTFVLFPLFNGVLSIAVGPLIKRVMVKEKVLL
- a CDS encoding thymidine kinase; amino-acid sequence: MFSGKSEELIRRVTRSMIARIPVQTFKPGLDTRYSLSQVTSHSSLRVDAQPVDSSAALLRAVNKETIVIGVDEGQFFDEGLVAVCEALAVAGKQVIVAGLDLDYLGRPFDPIPRLAARSEYVTKMLAVCHRCGAPAAFTQRIVDSDELVVLGATDSYEARCRLCYDPAEPEQTRLEM